In Paroedura picta isolate Pp20150507F chromosome 6, Ppicta_v3.0, whole genome shotgun sequence, one genomic interval encodes:
- the MED17 gene encoding mediator of RNA polymerase II transcription subunit 17, producing the protein MSGVPSVRISIESACEKHVQEVGLDGSETYLQPLSMSQNLARLAQRIDFSQGSSGSEEDEPSPSGGREWPGAGAENDEEEEGLVKFQPSLWPWDSVRNNLRSALTEMCVLYDVLSIVKDKKFMTLDPVVQEQIPQKQNPQVLQLFSKKKSLAGAAQILLKGAERLSKSVTESQENKRQRDFNSELLRLRQHWKLRKVGDKILGDLSYKSAGSLFPHHGTFEIIKNTDIDLDKKIPEDYCPLDVQIPSDLEGSAYIKVSIQKQAPDIGDLGTVNLFKRPLPKTKPGAPHWQTKLETAQNVLLCKEIFAQLSREAVQIKSQIPHIVVKNQIISQPFPGLQLSISLCHSSNDKKSQKSASEKQSPEDHLYVLEHNLHQLIREFHKQTLSSNMMPHPASAPFGLKRMRLAGPQAFDKNEISSLQPSEGLLEKIIKQAKHIFLRRRTARTIDSLAGRIEDPQIQAHWSNINDVYESSVKVLITSQGYEQICKSIQLQLNIGVEQIRVVHRDGRVITLSHQEQELQDFLLSQMSQHQVHAVQQLAKVMGWHMLSFSNHMGLGPVESIGNASAITVASPNGDYSISVRNGPESGSKIMVQFPRCQCKDLPKSDVLQDNKWNYLRGPFKEVQWSKMEGRNFVCKMELLMAALTPCS; encoded by the exons ATGTCGGGGGTGCCGTCGGTGCGCATCAGCATCGAGTCTGCCTGCGAGAAGCATGTGCAGGAGGTGGGGCTGGACGGGAGCGAGACCTACCTGCAGCCGCTCTCCATGTCGCAGAACCTGGCCCGCCTCGCCCAGCGCATCGACTTCAGCCAGGGCAGCTCCGGCTCCGAGGAGGACGAGCCCAGCCCGAGCGGGGGGCGGGAGTGGCCTGGCGCCGGCGCCGAgaacgacgaggaggaggaag GTTTGGTAAAGTTTCAGCCATCTCTCTGGCCTTGGGATTCAGTGAGGAATAACTTGAGAAGCGCCTTGACTGAGATGTGCGTCCTCTACGACGTCCTCAGCATTGTCAAAGATAAAAAGTTTATGACTCTGGATCCAGTTGTGCAAGAACAAATACCCCAGAAGCAG AATCCTCAAGTCCTGCAGTTGTTTTCCAAGAAGAAGTCATTAGCCGGAGCAGCCCAAATCCTTCTGAAAGGCGCCGAGAGGCTGTCTAAATCAGTCACGGAGAGCCAGGAAAACAAGCGGCAGAGAGACTTCAACTCTGAACTGCTACGGCTGAGACAGCACTGGAAGCTGAGGAAAGTGGGAGACAAAATCCTTGGGGATTTGAGCTACAAAAGTGCAG GGTCTCTCTTTCCGCATCACGGCACGTTCGAGATAATCAAAAACACCGACATCGACCTGGATAAAAAAATTCCTGAGGATTACTGTCCTTTGGACGTCCAGATTCCCAGTGATTTAGAGGGATCGGCCTACATCAAG GTCTCTATTCAAAAACAAGCGCCAGATATAGGGGACCTTGGAACTGTCAACTTGTTTAAAAGACCTCTCCCAAAGACAAAGCCAG gagcTCCACATTGGCAAACCAAACTCGAAACAGCGCAGAACGTCCTGCTGTGTAAAGAAATCTTTGCCCAGCTCTCTCGAGAAGCTGTGCAAATTAAATCGCAAATCCCCCACATTGTCGTGAAGAACCAGATCATCTCCCAACCGTTCCCAG GCTTGCAGCTGTCTATTTCCTTGTGCCACTCATCCAACGATAAAAAATCCCAAAAATCTGCTTCCGAGAAACAAAGCCCGGAGGATCACCTGTATGTGCTCGAACATAATTTGCACCAGCTGATCCGGGAG TTTCACAAGCAGACCTTGAGCTCCAACATGATGCCTCACCCTGCCAGCGCCCCCTTTGGCCTTAAGAGGATGAGGCTGGCAGGGCCGCAGGCCTTTGACAAAAACGAGATCAGCTCCTTGCAACCCAGCGAAGGGCTCCTGGAGAAGATTATCAAACAGGCCAAGCACATATTTCTGAGACGCAG GACGGCTCGAACCATCGACAGCCTGGCCGGCCGTATTGAGGATCCCCAGATCCAGGCTCACTGGTCCAACATCAATGATGTCTACGAGTCAAGCGTCAAAGTCCTGATCACCTCCCAGGGCTACGAGCAGATATGCAA GTCCATTCAGCTGCAGTTGAATATCGGCGTGGAGCAGATCAGAGTGGTGCACAGAGACGGAAGAGTCATCACTCTGTCCCATCAAGAACAAGAGCTGCAAGATTTCCTTCTGTCTCAG ATGTCGCAGCATCAGGTGCATGCTGTGCAGCAGCTGGCCAAAGTGATGGGGTGGCACATGCTCAGCTTCAGTAACCACATGGGGCTGGGCCCAGTCGAGAGCATCGGCAACGCGTCAGCCATCACCGTGGCGTCACCAAACGGGGACTACTCTATTTCAG TGCGCAACGGTCCGGAGAGCGGCAGCAAGATCATGGTGCAGTTCCCGCGATGCCAGTGCAAAGACCTGCCCAAGAGCGACGTGCTGCAGGACAACAAGTGGAACTACCTCCGGGGGCCCTTCAAGGAGGTCCAGTGGAGCAAGATGGAGGGGCGGAACTTTgtgtgcaaaatggagctcctcatGGCCGCCCTGACGCCCTGCTCGTAG